TTAGATTATCAATTCATTTTTGATAAAGATAAATCCATTAGTTATGTACTAGCAAAAAGATTTGTAGATGAAGGGGTTAGTCAATTAGTTTAGAAGCAGACTGAAAGGATAAAAACATGAAATTTAGATGGATGTTAATTGTTTTATTTTTAATAGTATTTACGGCTTGTAATCGAGATGAAATAAAGTCTAAGAGTGTTACTGAAAGTAAATTTAATTTAGTAGAAGCTAAAGATATTCTTCGCGAGACATATAAATCCATCAATGTAATGACAAATAATGAATTAGAAACTAAGCCAGAAATTAAAGTTAAATCATATGAAGAATTTATGGATACGTTTGACTTTTCATTGTTTGATGAAAGCGTTAAAAGAAGCTATATATTTGAAACTATAGTAGATTTTGGTAATGACGGAAATCCTGTCAAAGATGAAGATGGTTTTTTGGTGTATGGAGAAGGCAATATAATTAGCTATATTCCATCGATTTTTGACAAAGGAGTAGTTATTGAAAAGGCGTTTATTCGAGATGTTGATTATGGAACGAAGTATTCAAGTATGAATTTTCAGGAACTTGTAATTATTGAAACGAGGGATGAATCAATTGACTTGATGGCATCAGGATTTAACAGAATTAATAGATTTAAAATGAACACAGATGGGAAATGGATACTGTATGCAGTTGAGGGCACAACGTCTTTTGTATGGGAAAGATAATTGCGATTTTCATTGATTACGTCATATAACAAGGTGTTGCCGACATCCATCAGTATCAAGTATAACGTTTATAACAGAATTTTAATATTTAGAGGGAGAAGATAAGATGAAACTGATTAGAATAATTATTTTACTTATTTTTAGTATATGCCTTATTGGAGGATGTCAGGGGTCGAACGAAGATATAGTCAAAGTAGATAAAGTATTGGTTGGAGAAAGTGAACATTGGAAAGCGAGCTATAAGGCAAAAGGTTTCTTAGAATTTTATGAGCAGGATGAATCATTACAGACAAAGTATGACGGGAGTGATGAGTTAACAATCGAATACAAGGGTACATTAGAAGAACTTAATTCGATGAAAAAGTTAAAAGTTGAATCTCCTTCGGGAAGTACTTCTACTTTTGAATATGGCTTAGATGAAGCACCATATAGTGTGATATTTGAATATAAGGGTGACCTGAATCCCCGAATTATACAAAAAATATCACAAGGGAAAAAGATTGAGTTTGTAATAATGTGGGACGGAACAAATGGAAGTACTGAAATAATTCAAGTTAAGTAGATTTACTGTGGTAAGATAATGGTAATTTCCGTGCTTTATATCAGATAACAGGTTGTTGCCAACATTCATCAGCTTAAGTGCAACAAAATGGAAGTAATTGAAGCTGATGAACATTGGCATTTGGAGTAGCCCCCGACATTCAGCATCATAGATAGGCCTCCACCTTGGAAACAAAGGGGGTGTTTACAAGAGATAGCATATATTAATTTATTTTGTTATAATAAAGATTGAGTTTATTGGAGGACGATTATGAAACTAAAAACAATAAAAAAGAATGATGTAGAAATCGCGGTTGTAAGTAGTAGCGCAATATTGATAACTGATGTTCAAACTGCAATGGATTTTATAGCAACCGTAAACTTTGAAGCAGGTTGTGATCATATAGTTTTGAATAAGTCAGCACTATGTGAGGAATTTTTTTCTTTGAGAACCCGTATCGCAGGGGATATTTTGCAAAAATTAGTTAATTATCGGATTAAAATTGCAATTGTAGGGGACTTTTCTATATATTCAAGTAAGAGCTTGCATGATTTTATCTATGAGTGCAACAAAGGAAAGGACATATTTTTTATGCCAAATGAAGAAGAAGCTATTGAAAAGTTGAGCAGGTTTAGGTGTAATATTTTTATATAGAACAGTATTTGCAAATTAAAATTGTATAGACTAATTAACAATGTAGTAAGGAGGATGATTACATGAAAAGATGGATTTATAAAGTCATTGAATTTGATCCAAAGAAGTCATTTATGGGAGGTAAGGTTGATTGTAATAACATAGAACAAAGACTAAATGAACTAGGTCGACAAGGTTGGGAAGTGATTAGTAATTTTACTACTAACGAGGGATATGGGAATACAAAGAAGTTAGTATATACGTTAAAAAGGGAAGAAATGATAAATGACGAGGTATAGAAATAATATTTGTAGCCACTTATAAATATGCAATTAGATATCAGGAGGAAACATTAATGAGTGATGCAAGAATCATAGGTTTTGATAAACAATTATTAATTCAAACGGGTATTCATTTTTCTACATTATTGATTTGTGTGGCTTTAACTGGGATTTTAATATATTGCTTAATATTATTTATAAAACTTGCGAGACGTGGAATAGTTGCATTAGATATATATATCGATCAAAATAAAATTAAAAACAAGGTCTAAAGCGCTTTTAAGCTAGATTAGAACACGACTACGAAGTGATATTTTTTTGTAACTACAATTACGGGTATTATGAGGGTTCCATTTATATGAAGTAAACGAACAAGTTAATAGAGGAGTTGATATTTAATGAATAGAAAAGATGTAGTGCTACGATATGAAACTGTATCAGACTACAGTACGGTTGAAGAACTGACAAGAGAAGCATTTTGGAATCACCATGTTCCTGGATGTGATGAACACTATCTATTACACATCATCAGAAAGGCTGATTCATTTATTCGCGAATTGGATATTGTTGCAGAGGTGAATGGGAAAATCGTTGGTAATATAGTTTATACCAAAGCAAAAATAGTTGATGATAATGGTGATTACCACAATGTGATTTCTTTTGGTCCCATTTCTGTTTTACCTGCTTTTCAGGGAAAAGGAATTGGAAGTATTTTGATAGAACATACAAAGACAGTGGCAAGAGAGCTTGGTTACACAGCAATACTTATTTACGGTGACCCAGACTATTACAGCAGATTTGGATTTACTGCAGCAGAAAACTATAAAATTGGGACATCTGACAATATGTATGCAGTTCCACTACAGGCACTTGAATTATATCCTGGAGCCTTGTCTAACATAAGTGGCCGTTTCTTAGAAGATGAAATTTATGACATAGATGAAGTGGAAGCTAAGGAATTTGATAAAGGATTTTTACCTAAAGAGCTACTCAGTGACCTTCCAACACAAATAAGATTTCGTCATTTGGTGGAAATGAGGACCACAAGATGATGATAATAAACGCTATTGGCAACTTCCGTGTATAACATTAAGGTGTAAGTACGTGGAGATTTGGAGGGAAACGAATGACTAACTATATTATAAGAGCTATTAAATCAACCGAAATATATCTTCTCAAGAATTTTTTATATGAAGCAATTTTTCAAAGAGATGAAACGAATTTTTTGCCCAAAGATGTAATAAATGAACCTGAATTAAAGGTGTTTATTGAAGATTTTGGGAAGACAGATGATTTTTGTCTTGTTGCTGACGTTAAGGGAGAAGTTGTTGGAGCAGTATGGACAAGGATTTTATCAGGGGAAATTAAAGGATTTGGTAATCTTGATGGATATACTCCAGAATTCGCAATTTCTTTATACAGAGAATATCGAAATAAGGGCATTGGTACCGCACTTATGAAAAAGATGTTACAACTTTTAAAAGAACAGGGATATAAGAGAACATCTTTAGCAGTTCAAAAAGATAACTATGCTGTTAGAATGTATCAAAATGTTGGTTTTGAAATAATAGAAGAATTGAAAGAGGAATACCTTATGGTTTGCGATTTGAATTAACGTAAAGGCAATGAACTTGTGGCTATTGGTACCTTTCCGTACGAAACATCATATAACAACATGCCAATATTCATCAGCACTAAAGGCCAATGAAGTACCGAGAAATTATGTTGATAAACGTGATATATACATTTATTATAAATCTCTAAATTAGCAAGTGATATAATTGTTGTATCTATCTTTAATCACAAATTTCTTAATCTAGTATTAAACTGTTTAGTATGATAAAAAAACCGGGGGGTTATAGCATGGTAGTCAAGTCTTTGGATGATGTTATGTCTTATTTTGAATTTGTATTTTTTGCTTATATAGTGTTGTTGATAATTGTAAGCTTGAATTTTTATAAAGCACTATATATTAGAAAGAATTTTACTGTTGGTAATTCTATTGGAAAGTTAATTCAAAAACTTGACTTAGTTATTGGTGTTTTTTGTGGTGTAGCAATGTTTGCAGGTTTAATATTTCAAGGAGTATTGGCAGACAATAATGCATTAGGGTATAATGCTTGGTTTAATAGACTTTTAGGTATATCGATTGTAAGCTTTATTATTTTTGCATTAAATGTAATTGTAGTTTTGAGAGAAAGACAGGAGGAAGTATCTTAAAAAAGGTTGAAGCAAAAGTATGATGATTTAACGTTATCAGCATTTTTTTATGGGCATTGTTGATTTCCATGCTTAATATCACGTTAGATGACATCCACCTTAGTAAAAGAACAGTAGAATATATTTTGAATGAAGGAGGTAATACCATGATAGAGGTGGAGATAGGTAGAGCTAAATTTGAAGATATAGAACTTATAAATGAGCTTTTCGAAATTGTTCTTATCGATACGTTTCAACTAAATGGAATTTCAGATTTAATAGATACATTCAACAAAGAAATAAATGATAAGAGGCAATGCTTGAATCAAGATTTTGAAAGTGGGGGTAAAAGCCGGTATTTTCTGATAGCAAAGTATAAGGATATAATTGTAGGGTCAGTAGAATATGGACCAGCGAATGAATTGATAGTTTCATGTACCAATGGTGAATTAAAAGAGCTAATGGAGATTGGAACAGTCTTTGTGCATCCAGATTATCAGAGGATGGGGATTGGCCGCAGGATGCTCAATGCAATCATTATGGAATTAGAAAAAAATGGCATTGAAGAATTTTGTTTGGATAGTGGATACAAAAGCGCACAGAAAATATGGATAAATAAGTTTGGTTATCCACATTATTTTTTGAAGGATTATTGGGGTAAAAATGTAGATCATATGGTTTGGAGGATACAGATAAAAGAAGTATTAATCTTATAAGGAGTCTAAATAGTAAATGAATAAAAAAATTTCATTAATACATTCATAAAAATTAGTTAATGTGTTGTACTCAATGGAAAGTAGTCAGATAACACACTTTTGAATAAGTAAGAGGAAAAAGGAGTGGGTGATTCATGAGGAGAATAAGAATAATATACTTTATCGTAATTTGTGCCATCATATTAGTAGGATTAATATCGCGACAGATATCATATGTCCCATTATTTATAGGCGATATATTATGGGCAATAATGATGTTTTTCATAATAAGATTTATTTTCATTAAGTCTAAGTTGAAAGCTTTGTTTTTAATAAGCTTGATGATATGTTACATGGTTGAGATTAGCCAGTTATACCAAGCAGAATGGTTTAATGCTATTCGAATTACGATGCCAGGGCGATTAATATTAGGACAGGGATTTTTATGGAGTGATATTATTTCGTATACTATTGGTATAAGTATTGCAGCTTTTATTGAATCTTTTAAATTTAAACGATTTGTTGAAAAGTACACGAGATGATGAACAACGTAAACAACAAATGAAATTTTTTACATAATTAGTTTGTGGTTTTCAGATAAAATGAATTGGGTTCCACAATTAATAATAATATGGTGGTTGAATAGTTGCAACGCTCATAATAGATAAATGATAGGGGGATTGAGTATGGGTTTATAAGAAATTGTTTTGGGGATTTATTTTTTTGTTTGACTTTAGGTTATTTGGGTTTGATATCTTACCTGATTTTATTGCATATATTTTATTCGTTCAGGGGCTGAGTATTTTAGCTGAAAGAAGTAAGAATTTTATAGGGGGGAAGCCAGCCTCAGAAGTTAACCTTGGATTTAAGATAGATGTTTAAGTATTAATGTAATGATGTAGATTATGCTTGTTTACTAGTTATTATTAATAAAAAGAGGAGAGAAATTATTATGAACTTAGAAGCAATAAGATTAAACTGTGCGATGGAACAGAAAAGAGGGCTACATTTTATATTGACTTCAGTCATTATTTGGTGTTCTATTACAATAATACATATGACTGATATGCCAATATCTTCAAAGAATTTATTCACATTTTGTTCTACAACAACATTGTTACCAGTATCATTTATGATATCAAAGATAATTGGAGTTAGATTTAGTAATAAAGACAATCCATTGAATCATTTAGGATTTATTCTCTCAATGAATCAAATGTTATACTTGTTAATTGCAATGTGGGTATATGCTGCTGTACCAGAAAAGTTGGTAATGGTATTAGCAATGATTTTTGGTGCACATTTATTACCATTTGGATGGTTATACAAATCTATGAGTTATAAAGTGGCAGCAATAATGATACCAATATTTTCTTTGGTTATCGGGAATACATATGAAACATATAAACTTGGGGTTATGATGATTATCATTGAGGTTGTTTTTAGTATTGTACTTATTATAGAAGTCAAAAAAGAGCATGGAGTAAATAGCAGGCTTGAATAAGCATGGCACCCCTGTATTGCATTATAAAGAAATTTAATATGATTTGGAGGAGAACGCAAATGGATACTAGATCTATTTCAACGGCTTACAATTTGGTAGCAGAAGAATACGCTCAGAAGTTTTTAGATGAGTTAGAGAGGAAAAACATGGATAAAGTTGTTCTCGATTGGTTTGCTACCCAAATACCAAATAATGAAGTAGTATTAGAAATTGGTACTGGGCCAGGTGAGGTCTCAGGTTATTTAGATAATTTGGGAATTAAGTGTATTGGAACAGATATTTCACCTGTAATGATTGAGAATGCCAAAAGAAATTTCCCTTATATTATGTTTGAAGTACAGGATTTTTTTGATATTACATATCCAGAAAACACATTTTATGGAGTAGTAGGATTTTATGCCATTGTAAACTATCACCCAGATGATTTGTTGCCAATCTTTAAAAATATAAAGAGAGTATTAAAAGAAAATGGGTTATTTTTATTTACATTTCATGTTTTTGAAGGTGAAAGAAAGACATATGTTGAGAAGTTTTTAGAGAAAGAAGGTAGTAAATTAACCTTTTATTATTATGAAGTTGATGAAATTAAAAATATAGTAGAAAATTTAGGGTTTGAAATAGTAGACATTATAATTAGATACCCATATGAAGGATTTGAATTTCCAAGTAAAAGATCATATTTTATATTAAGGAATAGCCAATCGTTTTAATTACATGAAAAAATTCAAAAACGTCATATAAACAATATGTAGCCAATGTTATGGGAAAAACAA
This sequence is a window from Firmicutes bacterium HGW-Firmicutes-1. Protein-coding genes within it:
- a CDS encoding DUF4180 domain-containing protein — its product is MKLKTIKKNDVEIAVVSSSAILITDVQTAMDFIATVNFEAGCDHIVLNKSALCEEFFSLRTRIAGDILQKLVNYRIKIAIVGDFSIYSSKSLHDFIYECNKGKDIFFMPNEEEAIEKLSRFRCNIFI
- a CDS encoding DUF4177 domain-containing protein; this translates as MKRWIYKVIEFDPKKSFMGGKVDCNNIEQRLNELGRQGWEVISNFTTNEGYGNTKKLVYTLKREEMINDEV
- a CDS encoding GNAT family N-acetyltransferase is translated as MNRKDVVLRYETVSDYSTVEELTREAFWNHHVPGCDEHYLLHIIRKADSFIRELDIVAEVNGKIVGNIVYTKAKIVDDNGDYHNVISFGPISVLPAFQGKGIGSILIEHTKTVARELGYTAILIYGDPDYYSRFGFTAAENYKIGTSDNMYAVPLQALELYPGALSNISGRFLEDEIYDIDEVEAKEFDKGFLPKELLSDLPTQIRFRHLVEMRTTR
- a CDS encoding GNAT family N-acetyltransferase; its protein translation is MTNYIIRAIKSTEIYLLKNFLYEAIFQRDETNFLPKDVINEPELKVFIEDFGKTDDFCLVADVKGEVVGAVWTRILSGEIKGFGNLDGYTPEFAISLYREYRNKGIGTALMKKMLQLLKEQGYKRTSLAVQKDNYAVRMYQNVGFEIIEELKEEYLMVCDLN
- a CDS encoding GNAT family N-acetyltransferase; the encoded protein is MIEVEIGRAKFEDIELINELFEIVLIDTFQLNGISDLIDTFNKEINDKRQCLNQDFESGGKSRYFLIAKYKDIIVGSVEYGPANELIVSCTNGELKELMEIGTVFVHPDYQRMGIGRRMLNAIIMELEKNGIEEFCLDSGYKSAQKIWINKFGYPHYFLKDYWGKNVDHMVWRIQIKEVLIL
- a CDS encoding DUF2809 domain-containing protein, which produces MRRIRIIYFIVICAIILVGLISRQISYVPLFIGDILWAIMMFFIIRFIFIKSKLKALFLISLMICYMVEISQLYQAEWFNAIRITMPGRLILGQGFLWSDIISYTIGISIAAFIESFKFKRFVEKYTR